Proteins from a single region of Leuconostoc gasicomitatum LMG 18811:
- a CDS encoding DNA polymerase III subunit delta, producing the protein MKSNFATITQMVYPTQTSHFVSLISKSQLSHFYLFIGPSQPEKLAFSQYLAWQIVGATERNLVRVMENDHPDVKIVRPSLPKSGTGTNRTWKVDQIRALKPEFVTVAQESTRKVFVFDAVETLHAESGNALLKFIEEPTGPQLIVMLAENINEVMTTIQSRAQIVHLLPETTIAADDSVDDEWRQATQTILFKWFELMMQRRIEAFVYVQTQLVNQLKDSQQQQLFFNWLHQLSRDTVVFGQISDDKLVFPRLVGLYKTLIQHYTKKQLLRASDAVLIDDRIRQNNVSLQTRLEKIVLDVTIALGE; encoded by the coding sequence ATGAAATCAAATTTTGCAACAATAACACAAATGGTCTATCCGACACAAACTTCGCATTTTGTGAGTTTAATAAGCAAAAGTCAGTTAAGCCATTTTTATTTATTTATTGGACCAAGTCAGCCAGAAAAGCTGGCTTTTTCTCAGTATCTAGCATGGCAAATTGTTGGTGCAACAGAGCGCAATCTCGTCAGAGTGATGGAAAATGATCATCCAGATGTTAAAATTGTCAGACCAAGTTTGCCAAAGAGTGGCACAGGCACAAATAGGACTTGGAAGGTTGACCAAATTAGAGCTTTGAAACCTGAATTTGTGACGGTTGCTCAAGAAAGTACACGTAAAGTTTTTGTTTTTGACGCTGTAGAAACGCTTCATGCTGAATCAGGTAATGCCTTATTAAAATTTATTGAGGAACCTACAGGTCCACAATTAATTGTGATGTTAGCAGAAAATATCAATGAAGTGATGACAACGATTCAATCACGCGCTCAAATTGTTCATTTACTACCTGAAACGACAATAGCAGCAGATGATTCAGTTGATGATGAGTGGCGTCAAGCAACACAAACAATTTTATTTAAATGGTTTGAATTAATGATGCAACGTCGTATTGAAGCTTTTGTATACGTACAAACACAGCTTGTTAATCAATTAAAAGATAGTCAACAGCAGCAATTATTTTTTAATTGGTTACATCAATTGTCACGTGATACAGTTGTCTTTGGGCAGATTTCAGACGATAAGTTAGTATTTCCAAGGTTAGTTGGTTTATATAAAACATTGATACAGCACTATACAAAAAAGCAATTGCTAAGAGCAAGTGATGCGGTACTTATTGATGATCGGATACGTCAAAATAATGTGTCGTTACAAACACGTCTTGAAAAAATTGTGCTTGATGTGACGATTGCCTTAGGAGAATAA
- the rsmI gene encoding 16S rRNA (cytidine(1402)-2'-O)-methyltransferase, which yields MQQQKSFEKKQTGTLFLVPTPIGNLQDMTPRAIDTLKNVDLIAAEDTRHTQHLLNHFDIGTKQTSFHEHNWQMKIPGLILDLQSGKNVAQVSDAGMPSISDPGKELVAAAIENNVTVVPIPGATAGITALIASGLVPQPFYFYGFLQRKNNEQLAELQQLSSIRDTIIFYESPHRIKKTLENIQKVMGDDRRVVLARELTKRYEEFLRGTTQELVEWAKDNEIRGEFVVMIAGYQGVVEEQKKSDDRDLSVHDAVETLISRGLKPNAAIKQIAKSRDLDRQAVYSDYHGID from the coding sequence ATGCAACAACAAAAAAGTTTTGAGAAAAAACAAACAGGCACATTATTTTTAGTGCCAACCCCGATAGGTAATTTACAAGATATGACACCGCGCGCTATTGATACATTAAAAAACGTTGATTTAATAGCAGCCGAAGATACACGTCATACACAACATCTACTCAATCATTTTGATATTGGTACAAAACAGACAAGTTTTCATGAACATAATTGGCAAATGAAAATTCCTGGCCTTATTTTGGATCTACAAAGCGGTAAAAATGTGGCTCAAGTGAGCGATGCTGGAATGCCATCTATTTCAGATCCAGGTAAAGAACTCGTTGCCGCCGCAATTGAAAATAATGTTACTGTTGTACCGATTCCAGGTGCAACGGCTGGTATTACGGCCTTAATTGCTAGTGGACTGGTCCCGCAACCCTTTTATTTTTATGGCTTTTTACAACGAAAAAACAATGAACAGTTGGCAGAGTTACAACAATTATCTAGCATAAGAGATACTATTATTTTTTATGAATCACCACATCGTATAAAAAAAACATTAGAAAATATACAAAAAGTTATGGGTGATGACCGACGTGTGGTTCTTGCTCGTGAACTAACTAAACGTTACGAGGAATTTTTGCGGGGCACAACACAAGAATTAGTTGAATGGGCAAAAGACAATGAAATTCGTGGTGAGTTTGTAGTCATGATTGCTGGTTATCAAGGTGTAGTAGAAGAACAAAAAAAATCTGATGACCGCGATTTATCTGTTCATGATGCTGTTGAGACCTTGATCAGTAGGGGATTAAAACCTAACGCAGCAATTAAGCAGATCGCAAAATCACGTGATCTTGATAGACAAGCAGTTTATTCTGATTATCACGGTATTGACTAA
- a CDS encoding deoxynucleoside kinase encodes MIVLSGTIGAGKTSLTEMLANHLDSKAFYESVDDNPILPLFYENPKKYGFLLQIYFLNKRLAQIKVAQTTGKNNIVDRSIYEDALLFQLTADLNRATQTEVDIYKSLVDNMMADITGVDDIKNPDLLIHVRVSFETMLERIEKRGRSFEQIAANPDLYEYYKELNKRYDAWFESYDRSPKVQIDGDRFDFVMNDEARYKVLDMIDTKLSEVDTK; translated from the coding sequence ATGATTGTATTATCAGGCACTATTGGTGCCGGCAAAACAAGTTTAACGGAGATGTTAGCGAACCATTTAGATTCAAAGGCATTTTACGAAAGCGTTGATGACAATCCAATTCTGCCGTTATTCTATGAAAACCCAAAAAAATATGGTTTTTTATTGCAAATTTATTTTTTGAATAAACGTCTAGCACAGATAAAAGTGGCACAAACTACTGGAAAAAATAATATTGTAGATCGTTCGATCTATGAAGACGCACTCTTGTTCCAATTAACAGCAGATCTGAATCGTGCAACTCAAACTGAAGTAGATATTTATAAATCACTTGTTGACAATATGATGGCTGATATCACTGGTGTTGATGATATTAAAAATCCGGATTTACTGATTCATGTGCGGGTTAGTTTTGAAACTATGCTTGAACGCATTGAAAAGCGCGGACGTTCATTTGAACAAATTGCTGCAAATCCCGATTTATATGAATATTACAAAGAATTAAATAAACGCTATGACGCTTGGTTTGAATCATATGATCGATCACCAAAAGTGCAAATAGATGGTGATCGCTTTGATTTTGTCATGAACGATGAGGCGCGTTACAAAGTCCTAGATATGATTGATACAAAATTATCAGAAGTTGACACAAAATAA
- the galE gene encoding UDP-glucose 4-epimerase GalE, with protein MSVLVLGGAGYIGSHMVKTLVESGRDVVVVDALFTGHRDAVNPAAKFYQVDIRNKTALSDVFDKENIEQVVHFAAFSIVPESVANPLKYFDNNTSGMITLLEVMKDHDVKQIVFSSTAATYGNPVNIPIKETDPQNPINPYGESKLMMEKIMAWSDKSDGVKWVALRYFNVAGAAEDGSIGEDHTPETHLVPIILQAGLGQREYIEMFGDDYKTPDGFNVRDYVHVLDLADAHIRALKYLADGHESNQFNLGSATGFSVKEMVEAAREATGVDIPSKIGPRRAGDPDILIANSDKARDVLGWAPKYDNVQDIIKTAWHWHQNHPTGYDDK; from the coding sequence ATGTCAGTATTAGTATTAGGTGGGGCGGGTTACATTGGCTCACATATGGTAAAAACACTTGTTGAGAGTGGACGTGATGTTGTTGTTGTAGATGCACTTTTTACGGGGCACCGTGATGCAGTCAATCCAGCGGCTAAATTTTATCAAGTTGATATTCGTAACAAAACTGCGCTATCAGACGTTTTTGATAAAGAAAATATTGAACAAGTTGTGCATTTTGCAGCTTTTTCAATTGTGCCTGAATCAGTCGCAAATCCATTGAAATACTTCGATAATAATACAAGTGGTATGATCACATTACTTGAAGTGATGAAAGATCATGATGTGAAGCAAATTGTCTTTTCATCGACTGCTGCCACATATGGTAATCCAGTAAATATTCCAATTAAAGAAACTGATCCACAAAATCCTATTAATCCTTATGGTGAATCAAAGCTCATGATGGAAAAAATCATGGCTTGGTCAGACAAATCTGATGGCGTAAAATGGGTTGCTTTGCGCTACTTTAACGTTGCCGGAGCTGCTGAAGATGGCTCAATTGGTGAAGATCACACACCTGAAACACATCTTGTACCAATTATTTTACAGGCTGGTTTAGGACAGCGTGAGTATATTGAAATGTTTGGTGATGATTACAAGACGCCAGACGGGTTCAATGTCCGAGATTATGTACATGTGCTTGATTTAGCTGATGCGCATATACGTGCTTTGAAATATTTAGCTGATGGGCACGAGTCAAATCAATTCAATTTGGGTTCTGCAACTGGCTTTTCTGTTAAAGAAATGGTTGAGGCAGCACGTGAAGCGACAGGCGTTGATATACCATCAAAAATTGGGCCACGTCGAGCTGGCGATCCAGATATTTTGATTGCTAATTCTGATAAGGCACGTGATGTTTTAGGTTGGGCACCAAAGTATGATAATGTACAAGATATTATTAAAACAGCTTGGCATTGGCATCAAAATCATCCAACTGGTTATGATGATAAATAA
- the proC gene encoding pyrroline-5-carboxylate reductase, with amino-acid sequence MIKYGFIGTGNMAQAMIKGLLGKGVSANNIAVSSPRSAAKLTEKWGVISLSAQKLIDESSLIVLAFLPNQLENVTAKLDFQDKLVVSVLAGITLEQLISATHTTQIVRTLPNVNVAINQGVTAFSKTELTTTNSTTFKIFSDYLGSSVVLAESQFAIFSAVAGSGPAYVFKYIDALAQAGIANGLEAKLATDIATQTVLGSAKTLALSTQTAKELQNAVTSPGGSTRAGLDDFDTHNFDDVIAHAIKATVEHKHL; translated from the coding sequence ATGATTAAATATGGTTTTATTGGTACAGGAAATATGGCCCAAGCAATGATTAAGGGTTTACTAGGTAAAGGTGTTTCAGCAAACAATATTGCAGTAAGTTCACCACGTTCTGCTGCTAAACTAACTGAAAAATGGGGCGTAATATCCTTATCTGCGCAAAAGCTTATTGATGAAAGTTCTCTAATTGTGCTGGCATTTCTACCAAACCAATTAGAAAATGTTACAGCTAAATTAGATTTCCAGGATAAACTTGTTGTATCTGTTTTGGCAGGAATAACACTTGAACAACTAATATCTGCGACACATACCACACAAATAGTTCGAACATTGCCTAATGTCAACGTGGCCATTAATCAAGGTGTGACAGCTTTTTCTAAAACTGAGTTAACAACAACTAACAGCACAACATTTAAGATTTTTTCAGATTACCTGGGTAGTAGCGTTGTCCTAGCAGAATCGCAATTTGCTATATTTTCTGCCGTTGCCGGTTCGGGACCAGCGTACGTATTTAAATATATTGATGCATTAGCACAAGCAGGCATTGCTAATGGATTGGAAGCTAAATTAGCAACTGATATTGCCACACAAACAGTACTTGGATCTGCTAAAACATTAGCATTATCAACACAAACGGCCAAAGAGTTACAAAATGCGGTTACCTCACCGGGAGGTTCAACACGTGCGGGGTTAGACGATTTTGACACACACAATTTTGATGATGTGATAGCACATGCAATTAAAGCGACGGTAGAACATAAACATTTATAA
- a CDS encoding DEAD/DEAH box helicase: MAIKPELQDKFNNQFEQPTPIQDAVWERFSTGENIFGLAPTGTGKTLAFILPMLSRIDVKVKRTQVLILAPSQELAMQTTAVAREWGALVGVSVASLIGGANGRRQSDKLKKEKPHIVIGTLGRVLTMVDGGALKLNGIQTVIFDEADAMLTEERHDSLQELADQLPETVQLGLFSATSGVDLKYVADTFHQEVRPISVGTDAPASIRHEFQYVDQKARANMLIQLARHDKQALVFFNTISGLVNMQATLRHAHVSVMSIGSNDKRQVQRADALRLFKKGEVTLLLVTDVAARGLDIEDLPLVVNAQLPQSKKIYVHRTGRTGRMGKPGRVLNLGNDHDIRDLKRELGDDFELIKAANAFADKKDALTKNKPSERERSNGNDREKTDTTLSVTQNTQNVTPKMKQKSTSEIIDKPKKKKRLKVSKDKGKPKWANKREN, encoded by the coding sequence ATGGCAATTAAACCAGAGTTACAAGATAAATTTAATAACCAATTTGAACAACCAACCCCGATACAAGACGCTGTTTGGGAACGTTTTTCAACAGGCGAAAATATTTTTGGTTTAGCACCAACTGGTACTGGTAAAACATTGGCTTTTATTTTGCCGATGTTATCGCGTATTGATGTTAAAGTAAAGCGAACACAGGTGTTAATTTTAGCACCGAGTCAAGAGTTGGCGATGCAAACAACAGCCGTTGCTCGTGAGTGGGGTGCACTAGTTGGTGTCTCCGTAGCTAGTCTAATTGGCGGGGCAAATGGGCGACGCCAATCAGATAAATTAAAAAAAGAAAAGCCGCACATCGTTATTGGTACATTAGGCCGCGTATTGACGATGGTCGATGGTGGTGCCTTAAAATTAAATGGTATTCAAACTGTTATCTTTGATGAAGCTGATGCCATGTTAACGGAAGAGCGCCATGATAGTTTGCAAGAATTGGCAGATCAATTACCTGAAACTGTTCAACTTGGGTTATTTTCAGCGACATCTGGTGTTGATTTGAAGTATGTCGCTGATACATTTCATCAAGAAGTGCGCCCAATTTCAGTTGGTACAGATGCGCCAGCATCTATTAGACATGAATTTCAGTATGTTGATCAAAAAGCACGGGCTAACATGCTGATTCAATTGGCAAGACATGATAAACAGGCACTTGTTTTTTTTAACACAATTAGTGGTTTGGTTAATATGCAGGCGACATTACGTCATGCACATGTGAGTGTCATGAGCATTGGTAGTAATGACAAGCGCCAGGTGCAACGTGCTGATGCGTTACGCTTGTTCAAAAAAGGCGAGGTAACTTTGTTATTAGTGACTGATGTTGCTGCCCGCGGATTAGATATTGAAGACTTGCCTTTAGTTGTGAATGCGCAACTACCACAAAGTAAAAAAATTTATGTTCATCGTACAGGTCGTACAGGTCGCATGGGTAAACCTGGTCGTGTATTAAATCTTGGTAATGATCATGATATACGGGACTTGAAACGCGAATTAGGGGATGATTTCGAATTGATTAAGGCAGCTAATGCGTTTGCTGATAAAAAGGACGCGCTGACTAAAAATAAACCATCCGAACGTGAGCGTTCAAATGGAAATGATCGTGAGAAAACAGATACAACACTTTCAGTAACACAAAATACTCAAAATGTGACACCTAAAATGAAGCAAAAATCAACGTCTGAAATAATTGACAAGCCAAAAAAGAAAAAACGCTTGAAAGTATCTAAGGATAAAGGTAAGCCAAAGTGGGCTAACAAACGTGAAAACTAA
- a CDS encoding acyl-[acyl-carrier-protein] thioesterase, translating to MHTFEIKRHVEYYEADTTGKLTLPMILNWAVLASKKQSDALGVGQKIYLGRGLGWIILQYEVHITRRPKINEEITIKTYAAKYNPFFVSRPFVFFDTNGNEIIRVDSIWAMIDIENRRMARLPQDIIDKYQAERVKQIPRIAKPAQFGIDDVFEENDYHVRYLDIDANKHVNNSKYFEWMQDVITPEFLATHEVTDINLKFENEVRLGHTIQSQVILQEHTSKHRIMLGDVVSAEAEFQWRDVSF from the coding sequence ATGCATACATTTGAAATTAAACGACATGTCGAATATTATGAAGCTGACACGACTGGGAAGTTAACATTACCAATGATTTTAAATTGGGCAGTGTTGGCTTCAAAGAAACAGAGTGACGCATTAGGTGTTGGGCAAAAAATATATTTGGGTCGTGGTTTAGGTTGGATTATTTTGCAGTATGAGGTACATATCACACGTCGTCCAAAAATCAACGAAGAAATTACGATTAAGACATATGCCGCAAAATATAATCCTTTTTTTGTCAGTCGGCCATTTGTTTTTTTTGACACTAATGGCAACGAAATTATCCGTGTTGATTCAATTTGGGCAATGATTGATATTGAAAATAGACGCATGGCACGTTTACCGCAAGACATTATTGATAAGTATCAAGCAGAGCGTGTTAAACAAATACCACGCATTGCAAAACCTGCGCAATTTGGTATTGATGACGTGTTTGAAGAAAATGATTATCATGTACGGTATCTTGATATTGATGCCAATAAGCATGTCAATAACTCAAAATATTTTGAGTGGATGCAAGACGTTATCACACCAGAATTCTTAGCGACTCATGAAGTAACTGATATTAATTTGAAATTTGAGAATGAAGTTCGCTTAGGACATACGATTCAATCGCAAGTGATTTTACAAGAACATACGAGTAAACATCGTATTATGCTGGGTGATGTTGTTAGTGCAGAAGCTGAGTTTCAGTGGCGTGATGTGTCCTTTTAG
- a CDS encoding M15 family metallopeptidase yields MKVHSKKFGGLILGLVIIIFVIISVICYVNHSNGLIKKQQEMQKSPVKSLRYTLPKHTKVSDWQLILVNKQHPRTSEIQFNKVTVDGKQMDQRIEKPLNDFRAGAKIAGYDTTLVSAYRSIADQSEVYQNSLRQNEANGMDEKAATKLTQSVIQTPGSSEHQTGLAVDVAGNDALAKYPALMAQMDEFKSQRWLIKHASDYGFVLRYLNDSKSISQTGIDYESWHFRYVGIANARYMVQHHLTLEAYRNMLRKAAQN; encoded by the coding sequence ATGAAAGTACATTCGAAAAAATTTGGTGGTTTAATATTGGGATTAGTTATCATTATTTTTGTGATAATTTCTGTAATCTGTTACGTTAATCATAGTAACGGATTGATTAAAAAACAGCAAGAGATGCAAAAATCACCTGTCAAAAGCTTACGATACACATTACCAAAGCATACGAAAGTGTCAGATTGGCAATTAATTTTGGTCAATAAACAGCATCCACGTACATCTGAAATCCAGTTTAATAAAGTGACAGTTGATGGCAAACAAATGGATCAGAGAATTGAAAAACCTTTAAACGATTTTCGTGCCGGTGCTAAGATAGCAGGATACGATACAACTCTTGTATCAGCATATCGGTCGATTGCTGATCAATCTGAAGTTTATCAAAATTCTCTGAGACAAAATGAAGCAAACGGAATGGATGAAAAAGCTGCAACAAAGTTGACGCAAAGTGTTATTCAAACACCTGGTTCATCTGAACATCAAACAGGTTTGGCAGTTGATGTAGCGGGGAACGATGCCTTAGCAAAATATCCTGCATTAATGGCACAAATGGATGAATTTAAATCACAAAGATGGTTAATTAAACATGCGTCTGATTATGGTTTTGTTTTACGATATTTAAATGATTCTAAATCAATTTCACAAACCGGCATCGATTATGAATCATGGCATTTTCGTTATGTTGGTATTGCCAACGCACGATACATGGTACAACATCATCTTACTTTAGAAGCCTATAGAAATATGCTTAGAAAGGCAGCTCAAAATTAG
- a CDS encoding GH25 family lysozyme, giving the protein MTNNAGKTKQIRTKKTLTSMTWVLIVGGLIATLAVWLFAKPIVLTTNTIPTGFSVQGVAINQASGYVDYSNLASNGVDYVYLRATTGTSFVDDSYQSSYNRARSAQLKVGSIQVYDASVDALTQAQYFIDNVGNRVGQLPIAFYVTDNQIDTQASIDRLAKLIQILNTHYNKSTVIYTTPSVKSKLSSTISEAKYWLIDTDTTNKSHVNQFIQYSEDHTIGSGLKAIKMPTSVFNGTEKEFEGIK; this is encoded by the coding sequence ATGACGAATAACGCTGGAAAAACAAAACAAATTAGAACAAAAAAAACGCTAACATCAATGACTTGGGTCTTGATCGTTGGTGGATTGATTGCAACTCTGGCAGTGTGGCTATTTGCCAAGCCAATTGTATTAACGACAAACACGATACCGACTGGTTTTTCAGTGCAGGGGGTGGCAATTAACCAAGCATCAGGTTACGTGGATTATAGTAATTTAGCATCAAATGGCGTTGATTACGTTTATTTACGTGCCACTACAGGAACATCTTTTGTGGATGATAGTTATCAATCAAGTTATAATCGTGCACGGTCTGCACAATTAAAAGTTGGTAGTATTCAAGTTTACGATGCAAGTGTTGATGCGCTAACACAAGCACAATATTTTATTGATAATGTTGGTAATCGTGTTGGACAGCTACCTATTGCATTTTATGTGACAGATAATCAAATTGACACACAAGCTAGCATTGATAGATTAGCCAAATTAATACAAATTTTAAACACACACTATAACAAATCAACTGTAATTTATACAACACCGAGTGTGAAGAGTAAGTTATCATCGACTATTTCTGAAGCTAAATATTGGTTGATCGACACAGATACAACTAATAAATCGCATGTAAACCAGTTCATTCAATACAGTGAGGACCATACGATTGGTAGTGGATTGAAAGCAATCAAAATGCCAACAAGCGTGTTTAACGGTACAGAAAAAGAATTTGAGGGTATAAAATGA
- a CDS encoding Gfo/Idh/MocA family protein, with product MIKFGVIGTNWITKMFIAAAIETGEYELSKIYSRTQERGESFLRTLTVDDVDIVTTLSDLYTGIDLVYIASPNSLHFEQSKVAIEAGVHVIVEKPTTSNPAEFSEIEKLLTLYPEVRYFEAARHVHQPNFKVIQQTMGELTQLQGATLVYQKYSSRYDAYLAGEEPNVLSRNFSAGALYDLGVYPIYAAIALFGAPRAVQYLPILLTNGADGKGTASLFYDDFNVTLLFGKTANSYLSSEIYGLKETIAISNIAELDTITYHDGDGHADNIGQKTDDNPMIHEAQDFADIINDPVENHTKYNQWFQLAKQVNQTLFDLRSSADIEFLADKKEY from the coding sequence ATGATTAAATTTGGTGTTATTGGCACAAATTGGATTACCAAAATGTTCATTGCAGCAGCAATTGAAACTGGCGAGTATGAATTGTCAAAAATTTATTCTCGAACACAAGAACGTGGGGAATCCTTTTTAAGGACACTTACAGTTGACGATGTAGATATTGTCACGACATTAAGTGACTTATATACAGGAATTGATTTGGTCTATATTGCTTCACCAAACTCACTTCATTTTGAACAATCAAAAGTGGCAATTGAAGCAGGTGTGCATGTGATCGTTGAAAAACCAACAACGAGCAATCCAGCAGAGTTTTCAGAGATAGAAAAGTTATTGACATTGTATCCAGAAGTGCGTTATTTTGAAGCAGCGCGTCATGTTCATCAGCCTAATTTTAAAGTGATTCAGCAGACAATGGGTGAACTAACGCAATTACAGGGTGCGACTTTAGTTTATCAAAAATATTCATCACGTTATGATGCCTACTTAGCTGGTGAGGAACCAAATGTCTTATCGCGTAATTTTAGCGCAGGTGCTTTGTATGACTTAGGTGTTTATCCCATTTATGCAGCTATTGCTTTATTTGGTGCACCACGTGCAGTGCAATATTTACCAATCTTATTAACTAATGGTGCAGATGGCAAAGGCACAGCCAGTTTGTTTTATGATGACTTCAATGTGACGCTATTATTCGGCAAGACTGCGAATTCTTATCTATCAAGTGAGATATATGGTTTAAAAGAAACAATTGCAATATCAAATATTGCTGAACTTGATACAATAACATACCATGATGGTGACGGCCATGCTGACAATATTGGACAAAAAACAGATGATAATCCCATGATACATGAAGCACAAGATTTTGCAGATATTATTAATGATCCTGTTGAAAATCACACCAAATATAATCAGTGGTTTCAACTTGCCAAACAAGTGAACCAAACATTGTTTGACTTACGTTCGTCTGCTGACATCGAATTTCTAGCAGACAAGAAAGAATACTAA
- a CDS encoding response regulator transcription factor, with translation MAKAIRILLIEDDVNLADNIVGFLEDFADVNVVNNGLDGEFEGQESPYDLIISDLMLPGENGFEVIKYLRKNGIETPVLILTAKSSLDDKIEGFNVGADDYLTKPFYREELLVRVKALLRRAGVYSEDNMIAVGDVLINLENRGVQVHGQQIKLVGKEFDILTYLAQNKNIIVTRDQIFDRVWGIDSDTTINVVNIYLNNLRRKLESVGQNDLIKTLRNIGFILEVKDA, from the coding sequence ATGGCAAAAGCAATTAGAATATTATTAATAGAAGACGATGTGAATTTAGCAGATAATATTGTCGGCTTTTTAGAGGATTTTGCGGACGTCAATGTTGTTAATAATGGTCTTGATGGTGAGTTTGAAGGTCAGGAGTCACCTTATGACTTAATTATCTCTGATTTAATGTTGCCGGGAGAAAATGGTTTTGAGGTGATTAAATATTTGCGAAAAAACGGTATTGAAACACCAGTTTTGATTTTGACAGCTAAAAGTTCACTTGATGATAAAATTGAAGGTTTTAATGTTGGCGCAGATGATTATCTTACAAAGCCATTCTATCGTGAGGAATTATTGGTACGTGTCAAAGCACTACTTCGGCGCGCAGGTGTTTACTCCGAGGATAATATGATTGCTGTAGGTGATGTATTAATTAACTTAGAAAACCGTGGGGTGCAAGTCCATGGGCAACAAATTAAGTTAGTCGGAAAAGAATTTGATATTCTGACATATTTAGCGCAAAATAAAAATATTATTGTCACACGTGATCAGATTTTTGATCGCGTCTGGGGCATTGATTCTGATACAACAATTAACGTTGTTAATATTTATCTCAACAATTTGCGTCGAAAATTAGAATCTGTTGGGCAAAATGATTTAATTAAAACTTTGCGTAACATTGGTTTTATTCTAGAGGTTAAAGATGCCTAA